CGGAGGCGTTCGCCGCGTACGTCAACGAGGGTGACGAGGAGGCTCTCGCCGCGGCCTACGAGGACTTCGCGGCGGTCGACGCGAGCGGCGACAACGGCTACTCCGTCTACACGGCCGTGCAGTGCCGGGACGCCGCCTGGCCCCGGTCCTGGAGGACCTGGCGCGAGGACACCTGGCGGGCACACCGCAAGGCGCCCTTCATGTCGTGGAGCAACACCTGGTACAACGCCCCGTGCGCGTCCTGGCCGGTGGAGCCGCTGGAGCCGGTGCGGGTCGCCAACCACGAGATCCCTCCCGCGCTGCTGTTCCAGGCCACGGACGACGCGGCGACGCCGTACGAGGGCGGGGTCGTCATGAACCGCCGGCTGGAGGGGTCGAGTCTGGTCGTCGAAGAGGGCGGCGGCAATCACGGCATCAGCCTGAGCGGCAACGAGTGCCTCGACCGGTATCTGACCGGCTACCTCGCCGACGGCACCCTGCCCCGCGCCGGCGGCAGCGGACCGGACGCGGTCTGCGACGCGCTCCCCGAGCCGGAGCCGACGTCCGCCGCGGCGGACACGGAGGGCGCGGCGGACACGGGCGCGAAGAGCACGGGTTCCCGAGGGGCGGTGCTGCACGGCCTGCTCGGCTTCCACGGCTGAGGGGCCCCGTCGAAGCACCCGCCAGGGGCGTGGACGGGCGCGGTCCGGCACATCCGCCGGGCGGCGCCCGCCCACGCCCCACGCGCGTGCGCACCGGCGCCGCCCCCATCGGCCCGCCGTCCACCGCTCCCGCACAAAAACCACGGAGAGTAACCGCCGGACATGACGGGTGATGCATCCAGATGTCAGGCGCACGTGGCTGTTCCGCAGGTCATGAGGGCCGGACCCAGCGCGTTGTCCACTTGACTCGAATAACTGACGCCACGTTAACTTCAGTTGCCTGTGAGGAATCTGTGACTCTGGGGTGGGTGCCGTGAAGTCAGGCCGAGGGTCCGCGCACGCCCCGACCGCAGTCCTGGCTTCCGCCAGAGCGCCACCCGGTGTGCCCGCACAGGGGTGAAGGGGACGTGCACCGCTTCCCTGCCCGGGAACGGGGCGGCGACACCACCGCCCAGCGGTGGAGGGTCACACTCGTGGAGGTAGCGAAGGATCTTCACGAGCCGCGCCCCGTCGGCGCCCTCGACTACCGCCTGGCCCTCCCCGGCCACAGCCTCGCGGACTGCGAGAAGGCCTTCACCGGGCAGTGCGCCTGACCTCCTCCGGCGCCTGATCCGCCTCCTGAGGGGTCCGCGTACATGCGCCGCCCCTCCGTCTCCCGACAGAAACGGACGTTCATCCATGGCACGGATCATCCGGGCCGCGCTGACCATCGGCGTCGGCCTGGCCGCCCTCGTGGGCGGCGCGACCACCGCGAACGCGGCGGACAAGACGCATATCCAGCCCGGAACGGCGGGCGGCGGCCCATTCGCGGCCACCGCACCGGCGTGGGCCGGCACCGTGGCCCCGGCCCCGGCCGCCGCGGCCGACGAGACGCCGTCCGTCACGAGCCTGGCGGCCGAGGCCGCACGCAACGAGGTGCTGCGCATCGCCAAGTCGGGGCTCCCCGCGGAGCTGCGTACGTCGGCCTGGAACGCACTGCGCAGCACTCTCGGCGACGTCGCGATCGAGGCGTGGCTGGCCCCCGGCGGCGGGTACGACCTGGCGAAGCAGCGTCTCCGGGACACCCGGACCCGTAACCGCCTGTTCTGCGAACGGGTGGTGGCCACCCACACCGCGGAGTTCTCCCCCTGGGTGCACGCGGCCGCCACCAGCGCGGTGAAGGGCACGGACGCGGACCGGTCGGCCTTCGTGCAGACCGGTTACGCGCAGGCACAGCAGTACGACCGTGAGGCCAGAGCCGCGGACACCGCGCACCAGCAGGAAGTGGCCCAGCGGGAACGGGACTTCGTGCGGGCCCTGGCCGAGAACGACCCCGGGCAGGAGGTCCGGGTGGCGGCGCAGTGGGCCCTGCGGCCCGGCGCCGTCGACGCGGACGTGGCGGAGTTCTTCGGTTACGGCTGGGCGACCGGTGCCACGCTCGACCTGGAGGGCTACCGGCTGCGTATCTCGGACGCCGAGACACGCAGGCACCACGCCCTGACCCTGCTGATCCGTACGGCCGTCGCCGCCGAGGAGGCGCTCAAGGACGCGGCCGACGCGGCGCAGGCACGGGCCGAGGCCCAGGCCGCCTGGCACTCCGTGGCCGAGCACGCGCAGACGGCGGGCCAGGCGTGGGAGGCGGAGCGTCTCGCCGCCGCGGAGCAGGCCGCGAACTGGCAGAGCATCGCCGCGGCCGCCGCCGCGGGAGCGGACGGCATCTGGCAGAACATCGCCGGCGCCGCCGAGGCCAACCAGGGCCACTGGACCCAGGAACGCCTGGCGGCGGCCGAGTCCGCCGCCTACTGGCAGGACATGCTCGCCCGCGCCCAGGACGGCGAGGACCGTGTGACGGGCTGATCCGCCGGCGGTTCTCCGCCCCTTCCCCTGCCCGGCCCTCCGGGCAGGGGATTCCTTCCGCGTGGCGCGCCGCGGGGCACGGGCGCCGCGGTCCTTGTCGTGGGACCCGGCCGCTCCGGGCCGCGCGCCGGTGGTGCGGCCCCGCTCAGCCGGCCGGCAGCCTGCCCAGTGCCTCGGCCGCCGCCCGGCCGAGCCGGGGATGCGGCAGGGCGGCCTTCAGGACCGGGCGGGCCCTGCCGTCGCCGAGGGTGCCCAGCCCTTCCACACAGGCGAGCGCCACGTTCCAGTGCGGTTCGCCGGGCACCAGCAGCCGGTGCAGGGTGCCGACCAGCGCGGGTACGGATTCCGGCGCGCGCAGTGCCGTGAGCAGTCGCACGGGGTGCAGGGCGTAGGCGGTGCGCAGGGTGTTGGCGGCAAGGGCCGCGGCGGCACGGGGAGTCCGGGGGTCGCCCAGGAGCAGGAGGGCGTGGGCCGCGGAGCCGCAGCGTTCGGGGTCGCGGTGGTTGAGCAGGAGGACCAGTGCCTCGAAGGCCCGGCGGTCGCCCAGGCAGCCGAGCCGGAAGGCGGCGATCTCACGGGCCCAGAGCGGTTGGCGGTCGGCGACGAGGACACCGGCCAGTTCCTCGTCGTCCTCGGTGGCGAGCAGCCGGCCGAAGAGCGGGGAGCCCCCGGCCTCCGTCCGGAGCCGGTCGGTCAGCGAGGTCAGCTCATCGTTCACGACGCTCAGCTTATCGCCGCACACGGAACGTGTCGGCCCGAAGTGTGTGACAGCGCACAGGGATTCGGGGCTGGCGCGCTCGTTACCCGCCGGTTAATCTCAGGTGAGCGGGCAACACCCGCGACTCCGGCGGCCTGGTGACGCAGCCGTCCGGAGTGCCTGTCGGTTCAGCAGTACGTACGGCGTGGCTCCGGGACAGGGTCCGCCGCTCTTCCGGTCCCGCCGTGCCTCGGCACCCGCCCGGGACCGCGCTCCACGACACGCACCTTCCGCACGCCGGGCGCCGGCCTGTACGCGCCGCGGACGCCGTCGTGCTCCTCTCAGCCGTCACTCACCCTGGAGTCCCGTGATGGACACCCCGCTCACCACCATCGCCGTCGTCGGCCTCGGCACCATGGGAACCGGCATCGCCGAGGTCCTGGCCCGTGCGGGCCGCGAGGTCATCGGCATCGACATCGACGAGGCCGCCGCCCGCCGGGCCGTCGCCGCCCTGGAGGCATCCACCGCCCGCGCCGTGCGGCGCGAGCGGATCACGGAGCGGGAACGGCGCGACGTCCTCGCCCGGTTCCGTACGTTCACCGATCTCCAGGCCGCGAAGGACGCGGAGCTGGTCATCGAGGTCGTGCCGGAGTCGTACGAGATCAAGCAGGAGGTCTTCCGGGAGCTGGACGCGGTCGTCGCGCCCACCGCGATCCTCGCGACGGGCACGAACGCCCTGTCGGTGACCCGGCTGGCCGCCGAGTCGCGGCACCCGGAGCGGGTGCTCGGCCTGCACTTCTTCAACCCGGCGCCGGCGATGAAGCTGGTGGAGGTGGTCTCTTCCGTGCTGACCGCCCCGCCGGCCGTCGAGAGCGTCACCCGGCTCGCCCGCGACCTGGGCAAGGAGCCGGTCGCGGTCGGTGACCGGCCGGGGTTCGTCGCGGACGGGCTGCTGTTCGGCTACCTCAACCAGGCCGCGGCGATGTACGAGGCGAACTACGCCTCCCGGGAGGACATCGACGCCGCGATGCGGCTGGGCTGCGGGCTGCCGATGGGCCCTCTCGCCCTGCTCGACCTGATCGGTGTCGACACCGCGCGCACGGTCCTGGAGGCGATGTACGCGGCGTCCCAGGACCGGCTGCACGCCCCGGCACCGGTGCTCCGGCAGCTCAGCGAGGCGGGCCTGACCGGCCGTAAGGCGGGCCGCGGTTTCTACACCTACGACGCCCCCGGCGGCCAGGAGGTGGTGCCGGACGCGCTGACGCCGGCGGCGGGCACGGGCACGGCCGCGGGGCGGCCGGTGTCCTCGGTGGGCGTGGCGGGCTCGGGGACGATGGCCTCGGGCATCGCGGAGGTCTTCGCCAAGGCGGGGTACGCCGTGGTGCTCGCCGCCCGGAGCACGGAGAAGGCGGACACCGCCAAGGCGCGGATCGCGGCGTCGCTGGAGCGGTCGGTGTCCAAGGGCCGGCTCACGGCCGGGGCCCGGGACGAGACGCTCGCCCGGATCACTCCGGCCGGTTCCCTGGACGCGTTCGCCGGCGTCGATCTCGCGGTCGAGGCGGTCGCCGAGGACCTGGAGGTCAA
This DNA window, taken from Streptomyces nitrosporeus, encodes the following:
- a CDS encoding 3-hydroxyacyl-CoA dehydrogenase family protein; its protein translation is MDTPLTTIAVVGLGTMGTGIAEVLARAGREVIGIDIDEAAARRAVAALEASTARAVRRERITERERRDVLARFRTFTDLQAAKDAELVIEVVPESYEIKQEVFRELDAVVAPTAILATGTNALSVTRLAAESRHPERVLGLHFFNPAPAMKLVEVVSSVLTAPPAVESVTRLARDLGKEPVAVGDRPGFVADGLLFGYLNQAAAMYEANYASREDIDAAMRLGCGLPMGPLALLDLIGVDTARTVLEAMYAASQDRLHAPAPVLRQLSEAGLTGRKAGRGFYTYDAPGGQEVVPDALTPAAGTGTAAGRPVSSVGVAGSGTMASGIAEVFAKAGYAVVLAARSTEKADTAKARIAASLERSVSKGRLTAGARDETLARITPAGSLDAFAGVDLAVEAVAEDLEVKRQLFRTLDKVCRPGAVLATTTSSLPVVAVARVTSRPEDVVGMHFFNPAPAMKLVEVVRTVLTADDVHATVREVCAKIRKHPVDCGDRAGFIVNALLFPYLNNAVKMVGEHYASLDDIDAAMKLGGGYPMGPFELLDVVGLDVSLAIEKVLYSEFRDPGLAPAPLLEHLVAAGCLGRKTGRGFREYARR
- a CDS encoding adenylosuccinate lyase; translated protein: MNDELTSLTDRLRTEAGGSPLFGRLLATEDDEELAGVLVADRQPLWAREIAAFRLGCLGDRRAFEALVLLLNHRDPERCGSAAHALLLLGDPRTPRAAAALAANTLRTAYALHPVRLLTALRAPESVPALVGTLHRLLVPGEPHWNVALACVEGLGTLGDGRARPVLKAALPHPRLGRAAAEALGRLPAG